The following coding sequences are from one bacterium window:
- the queC gene encoding 7-cyano-7-deazaguanine synthase QueC, producing MQKPLKRLPVKKKSSKELAVILVSGGMDSCVTAAIAAQSYELAMLHLNYGQKTERREEKAFRDICKFYRIPGDRQLISHIDHLKKIGGSSLTDRSIEVTKANLENKKVPTSYVPFRNSHILAIAVSWAEVIGARKIFIGAVEEDSSGYPDCREEFFKAFNKVIALGTRPDTTLEVVTPIIHKNKSEIVKKGVELKAPLHLTWSCYQYEAKACGVCDSCALRLRGFQLAGVKDPIIYKQIIKYK from the coding sequence ATGCAGAAGCCGTTGAAACGTTTGCCCGTTAAAAAAAAATCAAGTAAAGAACTTGCCGTTATACTTGTAAGCGGCGGTATGGACAGTTGCGTCACGGCGGCTATCGCGGCGCAGTCGTATGAACTCGCCATGCTGCATCTCAATTACGGGCAGAAAACCGAACGGCGTGAAGAAAAAGCGTTTCGCGATATTTGTAAATTCTATCGGATACCCGGGGATCGCCAACTCATCAGCCATATCGACCATTTGAAAAAAATCGGCGGCTCCAGTCTGACCGACCGCTCGATAGAAGTGACAAAAGCCAATCTGGAGAACAAAAAAGTTCCTACCTCGTACGTTCCCTTTCGCAATTCCCATATTCTCGCGATCGCCGTGAGTTGGGCGGAAGTGATCGGCGCTAGAAAAATATTCATCGGCGCAGTAGAAGAAGACTCCTCCGGCTATCCGGACTGCCGGGAGGAATTTTTTAAAGCATTTAATAAGGTCATCGCGCTCGGTACGCGCCCGGATACGACTCTCGAGGTCGTCACGCCGATCATTCATAAGAATAAATCGGAAATTGTAAAAAAAGGCGTGGAACTCAAAGCGCCTCTCCACTTGACGTGGTCGTGTTATCAATACGAAGCCAAAGCCTGCGGCGTGTGCGATAGCTGCGCTCTGCGTTTACGGGGATTTCAATTGGCCGGTGTGAAAGATCCTATTATATATAAGCAGATTATTAAATATAAGTAA
- a CDS encoding radical SAM protein: MESTATADNTLKINEIFFSIQGESSHAGKPCVFVRLTYCNLRCSYCDTEYAFYDGKDMTLDAILDEVKQYQCKTIEITGGEPLMQKAVHPLMKRLCDEGYEVLIETGGSLDVSPIDPRVFKIMDLKCPSSKMAHKNLYENIAYLLPHDEVKFVIGNREDYAWAIGQIRQYRIQAKCRTILFSPVFGNIEPVEIVNWMLADQIQKEIPNLRFQIQMHKMIWAPETRGV; this comes from the coding sequence ATGGAATCAACCGCTACAGCAGACAACACGCTGAAAATCAATGAGATTTTTTTCAGTATTCAGGGCGAATCCAGCCATGCCGGAAAGCCGTGCGTATTCGTTCGGTTGACGTACTGCAATTTGCGTTGCTCTTATTGCGATACGGAATATGCTTTTTATGACGGCAAAGACATGACGCTGGATGCTATTTTGGATGAAGTTAAACAGTATCAGTGCAAAACAATTGAAATTACCGGCGGCGAACCTTTGATGCAGAAGGCCGTTCATCCCCTGATGAAGCGATTATGCGACGAAGGGTATGAAGTTCTGATCGAGACGGGCGGAAGTTTGGATGTATCCCCGATCGATCCGCGCGTTTTTAAGATCATGGATCTTAAATGCCCTTCAAGCAAGATGGCGCATAAAAATTTATATGAGAATATTGCTTATCTCCTTCCGCACGACGAGGTTAAGTTTGTCATCGGAAATCGGGAGGATTATGCATGGGCCATCGGGCAGATACGTCAATACCGTATTCAGGCCAAATGCAGAACGATCCTTTTCTCACCCGTTTTTGGAAACATCGAACCGGTGGAGATCGTGAACTGGATGTTAGCCGATCAGATTCAAAAGGAAATTCCGAATCTGCGTTTTCAGATCCAGATGCATAAGATGATCTGGGCGCCGGAAACAAGAGGAGTATGA
- a CDS encoding 6-carboxytetrahydropterin synthase, whose product MKIAKEFHWEMAHRLPYHRSGCQNIHGHSYRMFVEIEGTPGPNGMLMDYGDMKSLVKPIVDELDHAFLCSNDDEMMKPFLKTSGLKAVYVDFFTTAENLSFYFAKKIKEKLVPYKNIIAVKVRIQETTSSYAEAVETFAR is encoded by the coding sequence ATCAAAATAGCAAAAGAATTTCACTGGGAAATGGCGCATCGCCTTCCCTATCACCGTTCCGGCTGCCAGAATATTCACGGCCATTCCTATCGCATGTTTGTCGAAATCGAAGGCACGCCGGGGCCTAACGGCATGCTTATGGATTACGGCGATATGAAATCGCTGGTAAAGCCGATCGTGGACGAACTCGATCACGCGTTTCTCTGTTCTAATGACGACGAAATGATGAAGCCGTTTCTTAAAACAAGCGGACTTAAGGCGGTTTACGTCGATTTCTTTACGACGGCAGAGAATCTGAGTTTTTATTTTGCCAAAAAAATCAAAGAAAAACTGGTTCCATACAAAAATATCATTGCCGTCAAAGTCCGGATTCAGGAAACTACCTCATCGTATGCAGAAGCCGTTGAAACGTTTGCCCGTTAA